Part of the Rhodohalobacter sp. 614A genome is shown below.
GGTTTTTGGTTTGGCCTCTTGCCAAGCTTTCCGCTTTACTGCCCATCAGCTTGGGGGGAATTGGTGTGCGCGAAGTTGCCTTGGCTGCATTATTGAGCCGGGTATCCATACCTCTTGCTGATTCGGTCGCTTTGGGACTTTTATGGGAAAGTGTATTAATATCAGGGGGATTATTTGGAGGGTTGTTATTCCTGGCACTGAAGTATGTTTCTTCACAGGACATCCCCTCACTTACAAGTTTTTCAAAGACAGATGAACCGATGAATGAATTACCCTGACCATGACTGACAAGAAACCTCATATAGTAATTTTAGGAGCAGGCCCGGCAGGAGTTGGTGCGGCTTATCAATTAACCAAACAAAATAAAGCCAGGGTTACCGTTCTTGAATTGAATGACGGAGTTGGAGGTAACTCGGGAAGTTTTCAGGAAGAAGGAATGTATCTTGATTTCGGCAGCCATAGGCTTCATCCTGCTTGTCATCCGGAAATTTTAGAGGATATCAGGGAAGTTTTAGGAGACGATTTGTGTATTCGTCCGCGCCACGGAAGGATTCGGTTGAATAATCGATGGATTCATTTTCCGCTTAAAGCCTCCGAACTGATGACACAGCTCTCTCTCAGCTTTTCTTTTGGAGTCTTTTCGGATATGGTTCGGAGCTTTTTTACAGGTAGCAGTAAGCAAAATGGAAATGACGAAACCTTTGCAACGGTTCTGAAAAACAAGCTTGGCAAAACCATCTGTAACGAGTTCTATTTCCCATATGCGAAGAAAATCTGGGGTTTATCACCCGATGAAATTTCAGTAGTACAGGCAGAAAAACGAGTGTCGGCAAATTCATTTGGAAAACTGATCAAGAAAGTTTTTTCGAAACCCAAAAATGCAAATCAGGATGGAGCACCTGTTTTTTACTATCCTAAAAAAGGGTTTGGGCAAATTACGGAAGCACTTTATGAGAAAGCAGAGGAGAATGGCGCTACATTTCTTTTTAATGCCCGGGTAAAGAATCTCGTAACGGAAAATGGTACTGCCAAATCTGTAATCTTTGAAGAAAAGAACGTCGAAAAAGAGATTAAAGCAGATTATATCTGGTCTACCTTGCCTATTACATTAATGGCGTATGGGCTGAAACCAGAAGCGGACAAGACTATTATGGAAGCCGCAAAAAGAATGAAATTCCGCTCAATGGTTTTGATTTATCTCTTCATTGAGAAAAACCGGTTTACAGAATTCGATGCACATTATTTTCCTGAAATTGATATTCCGATAACCCGTCTTTCGGAAATAAAAAATTACAGCGATACGTACGAACCCGAGAATCTGACCTGTATTTGTGCAGAACTGCCCTGTAATTTTGAGGATGAAATCTGGGCAACATCTGACGAGATGTTAGGTGAACTGGTACAAAAGTCCTTACAGAAGGCGAATATTCCGGTTGATTCGCCTGTAAAAAAAGTTTTAGTGAAACGCCTAAAACATGCTTATCCAATTTATAATACCGGTTTCGAAAAGAATTACGATATTCTTGATAACCACTTAAAAACGGTTGACCGGTTATTGGCATTCGGGAGACAAGGACTTTTTGTCCATGATAACACCCACCATGCTCTTTATATGGCTTATTCGGCAGTTGATTGTATAAACGGGGATGGCAGTTTTAATCACGAAAAGTGGAAAAATTACCGCAAAGAATTTGAGTCTCACGTTGTGGTAGACTAGCGTTTTTTTATACGAATATTTGTTACCCGGAAAGAGCTTTTTCTATTTGGTTAGCATCCTTTCAAATTGAATGAACGGTCTATGCAAATCCAAAAAAATTACAATAGATACACCTTTTCGATTGTATACGTAGTTTTTTGTTTTGCCATCCTGTTTTATATGCACGGATTAATAGACAATAAACCCATTGTAAGCGATGCGGTTCAGAACCTCAGGATGGCTTATCACTTGTACAACAGTGGAGTGTTATCAAATGAGAATGATACCACAGTGGTTCCGGAACCTACCAACTACCGTGAGCCGATTCCGCCAATTGTCACTGCGGCATTTATTGCTCTGCATCCCGGATTGAACAAGGTAACCTTACAGAGTTTACAATCGGGAGAACACACAAAGAAAATAAAGCAGGTTGATCTGTTTTGGATTCTTCTGTTGTTGATTGGCGTAGGATTTTTGAGTTACTCGGTTACGGCTAATAAGTGGGTTCCTTTTCTGGCATTATTTTTCATA
Proteins encoded:
- a CDS encoding FAD-dependent oxidoreductase, encoding MTDKKPHIVILGAGPAGVGAAYQLTKQNKARVTVLELNDGVGGNSGSFQEEGMYLDFGSHRLHPACHPEILEDIREVLGDDLCIRPRHGRIRLNNRWIHFPLKASELMTQLSLSFSFGVFSDMVRSFFTGSSKQNGNDETFATVLKNKLGKTICNEFYFPYAKKIWGLSPDEISVVQAEKRVSANSFGKLIKKVFSKPKNANQDGAPVFYYPKKGFGQITEALYEKAEENGATFLFNARVKNLVTENGTAKSVIFEEKNVEKEIKADYIWSTLPITLMAYGLKPEADKTIMEAAKRMKFRSMVLIYLFIEKNRFTEFDAHYFPEIDIPITRLSEIKNYSDTYEPENLTCICAELPCNFEDEIWATSDEMLGELVQKSLQKANIPVDSPVKKVLVKRLKHAYPIYNTGFEKNYDILDNHLKTVDRLLAFGRQGLFVHDNTHHALYMAYSAVDCINGDGSFNHEKWKNYRKEFESHVVVD